From Crateriforma spongiae:
TCACCAACCACAAAAGTGAAGACCGCTGTATCGGTAACTGTCGCTGCTGACGCGGTGCCGGCCGTGACGCACAGAGCGCCCAGGCAGCAAAGGGGAATCAGACTTTTCCTGAGATACTTCATCTTGTCTCTTCAAAGTTCAAAATAGGTTTTTAAAAAATCAAAACTTTGGCTGCCTTGGGTTCACTCACGCACCGGCAGCCGGTTCCTTGCGTGAGCGACAATGGGGCTCGGCGGTCGACGAGCCCACCACGGGATTCGTCAGGCCGAGGCACGTTGTCTCGGTGAAATCTTGTTGTTGTCTTCTGGATGCAAACCGGACGGGCTTGTGCCACGGACACGACAGACCGCATTCGGTTGTTTGGCAGTGAATGCCCCACGGCACGCACGCCAACGGTTTGACACAGGTTGGTCGGACCGGGCGTCGCACCATCGACGCACGCGCACGCGAGGATTCCAGATGGATTCATCAACGTGTCAGCGATGGCGACCCGAGCGTGAACGTCGCGCAGACCACCGACGAGATCCGCGCAGCTGACGAACGGTCAGCAAGCCACAGCGATCAAGACGTCGGACGCATTAGACGGTGCGACGGGGAGGCCCACGTGCGGAGCAATCATCACGCGGCAACGGGTCGACGACCGGGCCCTGTGACAGCCCGACGTAACCGACCACACAACGGTCAAAGACGATGTCGGGGTACCAAGAAACGATGCCGGCCGGAGCCGCCAAGGACTGGCAGATCGGGCAAGTATCGTGGTCGTGGGGTGACGAATCGCGGGAAGAGTCGAGTGGAGAATGGTCGTGCGATGTCGACTCCGCATGCACGGCCAAACCATCATCACCAGCGCCATCATCACCAGCGCCATCATCACCAGCGCCATCATCATCAGCGGCATGGCAATGGTGGCAACATCCACCGGATGGCACGGAAAAGTCGGACGCTACCGCGGCAAGATGACCATCACAATTCGAAACGTGCCACCATGCAGGCATCTGCCCCATCACCAAGACGGCGAGGAGTGCGTGACAGACAGCCAGTCGGGACAGAGAGATCACGGTTCGCCTGACGCGTAACCACGGAATTGACGATTGCGAGGGTCCGACCAAAGACTCAACCGACTACGGTAAACCGGGTTATCCGGTTCGTCAATGAAGTCCCCGTCAACGATGGGTGAAGAACTTGGCCGCATCGCTGACAGCCCCCCCGTTGGTGCGAACCGGTTGCCCTTCGAGCCCCCGCACCGCCCCTAGGTGGACGGACGAGCAGCAAGCGTTTTGCTGTAACCGAACAGCTTCGCCTGGAACTCGGCAAACAATCGGCTGTGGAAACGGTACGGGTTGGTCACCGCGACGATGGTCCGCGACGGCCGCGGCTTGCCAAGGGATCGATAGACGCGGCGATCGCACTGGTCCAGCCGCCGAGCCATTTCGGGAATCATGGACACGCCATGTGATAGCGAGACCAGTTCTTGAACGGTCGCCAGCTGATTCGCGTTTTCGACGGCCACGGGCCAAACCGACTGTTCACGACAGAACGTCGTGATGTTGTCCGATAGGCAGTGTGCCTCGTCCAACATCACAAACGGCTCGTCTTCGATGTCGGACAACCGAATGCGTTTCTTTTCACAAAGCCGATGGCCCGGCGGCAGCAGCAACACCAATTCCTCTGCAAACAAACGTCGGACTTCGACGTATTTCTCCGTGACCGGTTCGGCCAGGATCGCGATGTCGATTTCACCTTGCTTGATCTTCTTCAGCAATTCCTCGGTCGTGCTTTCGTGGACGATCAAGTGCGACCGTGGGAACGCATCGGAAAATTGCTTCAGCAAATCCGGCAAAAAGTACGGGGCGATCGTGGGTATGGCTCCGACACGAATCTTCCCCGTTTCACCGTCGTCGGTGATCTCCGCCTGCGTGTCTTCGACGATCCGCAGAATCTGTGTCGCACTGCGCTGGAACAACACGCCGGCGTCGGTCAGTTCGACCGAACGAGGCTTGCGCTCGAAGAAAGGTTGCCCGAACTCTTCTTCCAATCGCTGAATCGACCGGCTGAGCGCAGATTGCGACAAGTTCATTCGCGTGGCGGCTTCGGTGAAGTTGCCCGTCTCGGCGACACACTGGAAGTATCGCAGTTGATCCATATCCATCGCGGGGAAGGCTCCGTTTGAACGCGGTTCCCGAGGTCAAAGACACCGGCCGCAAGTGTCCGACAGTTGCGGCCAGCCCCATTATGCACCAAACGCATTGCGGGCATACAAAGAATGCATTGGACGCAGCCTTGGCAAGCCCGATAATTCCTAGTGAGACGACGCTCCGTCGCCCCCTGATCTCGCCACCCCAACCGCAGGAATCCATTGATGATGAAAACCCACGAGGAAAACCGACGTCTTGCCAGCCGCCGCGCCAGGACTTCACCGCGTTTGCGTCGCCGAAAGCCGGGCGTGCGCCGCATCGCGTCATCGCTGGCCATCGCCCTGGGCCTGATGATCCCGGCACCAATGGGCTTGGCCGTCGCCCAGGACGCAGGATCCCAAAACGCAGGAGCCCAAAACGCAGGTACCCAGAACAGCCACACCTCGGCCAGTTCCGATGCCCTGGCCCAGTGCCCGGTGATGGGACCGTCAGCGGGCTCCAACCGGCACACGATCGCCGGGTCGATGAGCAATGGTGATTGGTGGCCCAATCAATTGAACCTGGACATCCTGCACCAGAATTCGGCCAAGAGTAACCCGATGGGTGACGACTTTGACTATGCCGCCGAATTCAATTCGCTGGATTTGGAAGCGGTCAAAAACGACATCAAAACGTTGATGACGACCTCGCAAGATTGGTGGCCCGCCGATTACGGACACTACGGGCCGCTGTTCATCCGCATGGCCTGGCACAGCGCGGGGACCTATCGGGTGACCGATGGTCGCGGCGGTGCTTCGGACGGAACCCAACGATTCGCACCGCTGAACAGTTGGCCGGACAACGCCAACCTGGACAAAGCACGTCGTTTGCTTTGGCCGATCAAACAAAAATATGGACGCAAGATCTCGTGGGCTGACCTGATGGTGTTGACCGGCAACTGCGCGTTGGAATCGATGGGCTTTGAAACGTTCGGCTTCGCGGGCGGACGCACCGACGTTTGGGAACCGCAAAAGGATGTTTACTGGGGCCCGGAAAGCACGTGGCTGGGTGACCAACGCTATGAAGGCGATCGCAATCTGGAAAACCCGTTGGCCGCGGTGCAAATGGGGCTGATCTATGTCAATCCCGAAGGCCCTAACGGAAAGCCCGATCCCCTGGCCGCCGCCAAAGACATTCGTGATACGTTCGCACGAATGGCCATGAACGATGAAGAGACCGTGGCCTTGATCGCCGGTGGTCACACGTTTGGCAAAGCACACGGTGCGGCCAGTCCCGAAGGCAACGTCGGCCCCGAACCCGAGGCCGCCGACTTGACCGCGCAGGGTCTGGGATGGATCAACCGTCATGGCAGCGGAAACGCAGGCGACACGATCACCAGTGGTTTGGAAGGCGCGTGGACCACGACGCCCAACGAATGGTCGCATGGGTACTTTGAAAACCTGTTCGAATACGAATGGAAACTGGTCAAAAGCCCCGCGGGAGCCTGGCAGTGGACGCCGACCGACGAAGCCGCCCAAGACACCGTCCCCGATGCGCATGATCCCGCAAAGGCACACGCGCCGATGATGTTCACGACGGACTTGGCCCTGCGGATGGATCCGGCATACAACAAGATCTCGCGTCGCTTCTACGAAAACCCCAAACAGTTCGAAGAAGCATTCGCCAAAGCCTGGTACAAGCTGACCCATCGTGACATGGGACCGACATCTCGGTTGTTGGGCGATGACGTTCCGCCGCCCCAGGTTTGGCAAGACCCGGTGCCAACGGCCACGGGTAACTTGATCGGCCCGGCCGAAGTCGCCCAACTGAAAGAACAAGTCCTTGCATCGGGGATCGCGACCAACGACTTGGTTTCGACCGCTTGGGCATCGGCATCGACCTATCGCGACAGCGACATGCGGGGCGGGGCCAACGGAGCACGCATCCGTTTGGCACCGCAAAAGGATTGGGAGGTCAACAATCCGGCGAAGCTGGCGGGGATCCTGCAAAAGCTGGAAGGCATCCAGAAACAGTTCAACGGTTCACGCAATGACGGCAAGCAAGTGTCCATGGCGGACCTGATCGTGTTGGCCGGTTGTGCGGGAGTCGAACAGGCCGCAGCAAAAGCCGGCGTGGACATCACGGTTCCTTTCACTCCGGGACGAACCGATGCGACCCAAGAGATGACCGATGTGGAATCATTCGAGTATCTGAAACCGGTCGCCGATGGTTTTCGGAATTACCAAGCACACAACGCCGATCGACCGGCCGAAGAATTGCTGGTCGACAAAGCCAACTTGCTTTCGTTGACCGCACCGGAAATGGCGGTCTTGGTCGGCGGCATGCGTGCGCTCGGAACGAACGCGGGATCCGGACCGTTGGCGGATCTGGGCAAATTGACCAGTCGCCCCGGTGTGTTGACCAACGACTTCTTTGTGAACTTGCTGGATATGAACACCACATGGGAAAAATCGCCGATGTGTGAACACTTCTTCGAAGGCCGTGATCGGTCGACCGGAGAACTGAAGTGGACCGCCAGCCGAGTCGACTTGGTGTTCGGATCCAATTCTCAGCTTCGCAGCATCGCCGAGGTCTATGCCAGTGATGATGCCCAGGAGAAGTTCGTCCAAGACTTCGTCGCCGCCTGGGACAAGGTCATGAACTTGGACCGGTTTGACGTGAAGCACGGCAAGGCCGCGCCGGCAGCGCAAGTCGTTGCCAAGTAAGTCGGCATAATCACGACGTCGCAATACCAACGACTGTCCGCCTGTCTAAGACTCTCGCCAAGCGTCTTGTCTGCCGTTCCGTGCAGACAAGACGTTTTTCTTGTGCCAGCGGTGGTCGGATCCCCCTGGCTGGTCGACAGAAATATCCACGGTCATCCGGAACTTTGGCGTCGCGTTTGCACGGTTGGCGGAACGAACCCGATCG
This genomic window contains:
- a CDS encoding LysR family transcriptional regulator — its product is MDMDQLRYFQCVAETGNFTEAATRMNLSQSALSRSIQRLEEEFGQPFFERKPRSVELTDAGVLFQRSATQILRIVEDTQAEITDDGETGKIRVGAIPTIAPYFLPDLLKQFSDAFPRSHLIVHESTTEELLKKIKQGEIDIAILAEPVTEKYVEVRRLFAEELVLLLPPGHRLCEKKRIRLSDIEDEPFVMLDEAHCLSDNITTFCREQSVWPVAVENANQLATVQELVSLSHGVSMIPEMARRLDQCDRRVYRSLGKPRPSRTIVAVTNPYRFHSRLFAEFQAKLFGYSKTLAARPST
- the katG gene encoding catalase/peroxidase HPI, producing MIPAPMGLAVAQDAGSQNAGAQNAGTQNSHTSASSDALAQCPVMGPSAGSNRHTIAGSMSNGDWWPNQLNLDILHQNSAKSNPMGDDFDYAAEFNSLDLEAVKNDIKTLMTTSQDWWPADYGHYGPLFIRMAWHSAGTYRVTDGRGGASDGTQRFAPLNSWPDNANLDKARRLLWPIKQKYGRKISWADLMVLTGNCALESMGFETFGFAGGRTDVWEPQKDVYWGPESTWLGDQRYEGDRNLENPLAAVQMGLIYVNPEGPNGKPDPLAAAKDIRDTFARMAMNDEETVALIAGGHTFGKAHGAASPEGNVGPEPEAADLTAQGLGWINRHGSGNAGDTITSGLEGAWTTTPNEWSHGYFENLFEYEWKLVKSPAGAWQWTPTDEAAQDTVPDAHDPAKAHAPMMFTTDLALRMDPAYNKISRRFYENPKQFEEAFAKAWYKLTHRDMGPTSRLLGDDVPPPQVWQDPVPTATGNLIGPAEVAQLKEQVLASGIATNDLVSTAWASASTYRDSDMRGGANGARIRLAPQKDWEVNNPAKLAGILQKLEGIQKQFNGSRNDGKQVSMADLIVLAGCAGVEQAAAKAGVDITVPFTPGRTDATQEMTDVESFEYLKPVADGFRNYQAHNADRPAEELLVDKANLLSLTAPEMAVLVGGMRALGTNAGSGPLADLGKLTSRPGVLTNDFFVNLLDMNTTWEKSPMCEHFFEGRDRSTGELKWTASRVDLVFGSNSQLRSIAEVYASDDAQEKFVQDFVAAWDKVMNLDRFDVKHGKAAPAAQVVAK